One genomic region from Ornithinicoccus hortensis encodes:
- the rpsB gene encoding 30S ribosomal protein S2, protein MAVVTMRQLLESGVHFGHQTRRWNPKMKRFIMTERNGIYIIDLQQSLNYLNEAYDFVKQTVAHGGTILFVGTKKQAQESVAEQATRVGMPYVNHRWLGGMLTNFQTVSKRLTRLKELEEIDFDDVAGSSHTKKELLMMRREMEKLERALGGIRDMARVPSAVWVVDTKKEHLAVTEARKLGVPVIAILDTNCDPDEVDYKVPGNDDAIRSVALLTRVIADAVAEGLIARSSGGTAEEGSANAEPMAEWERELLAGSQEAPAAETAEAPAAEAPAAEATEAPAAETTEAPATEAPAAETTEAPAAEAAETPAADQA, encoded by the coding sequence ATGGCCGTCGTCACCATGCGCCAGCTCCTGGAGAGCGGCGTCCACTTCGGGCACCAGACCCGTCGCTGGAACCCCAAGATGAAGCGCTTCATCATGACCGAGCGCAACGGCATCTACATCATCGACCTGCAGCAGTCGCTGAACTACCTGAACGAGGCGTACGACTTCGTCAAGCAGACCGTGGCGCACGGCGGCACGATCCTGTTCGTCGGCACCAAGAAGCAGGCGCAGGAGTCCGTCGCCGAGCAGGCGACCCGGGTCGGGATGCCGTATGTGAACCACCGTTGGCTCGGTGGCATGCTCACCAACTTCCAGACCGTGTCCAAGCGGCTGACCCGTCTGAAGGAGCTCGAGGAGATCGACTTCGACGACGTGGCCGGTTCCTCGCACACGAAGAAGGAACTGCTCATGATGCGCCGCGAGATGGAGAAGCTCGAGCGCGCCCTGGGCGGTATCCGCGACATGGCCCGGGTCCCCTCGGCCGTGTGGGTCGTCGACACCAAGAAGGAGCACCTGGCCGTCACCGAGGCCCGCAAGCTCGGCGTCCCGGTCATCGCGATCCTGGACACCAACTGCGACCCGGACGAGGTCGACTACAAGGTCCCCGGCAACGACGACGCGATCCGCTCGGTCGCCCTGCTCACCCGCGTGATCGCGGACGCCGTGGCCGAGGGCCTGATCGCCCGCTCCTCCGGCGGCACCGCCGAGGAGGGCTCGGCCAACGCCGAGCCGATGGCCGAGTGGGAGCGCGAGCTGCTCGCCGGTTCTCAGGAGGCCCCGGCCGCCGAGACCGCCGAGGCTCCGGCCGCTGAGGCTCCGGCTGCGGAGGCCACCGAGGCCCCCGCTGCTGAGACCACCGAGGCCCCGGCCACCGAGGCCCCCGCTGCTGAGACCACCGAGGCCCCGGCCGCGGAGGCCGCCGAGACCCCGGCCGCCGACCAGGCCTGA
- the nadA gene encoding quinolinate synthase NadA, whose protein sequence is MTETMSRAGGTGLPDLMERTAALYDRVRHVIPEVEWAVHAADVEAILDLKRERNAVILAHNYQTPEIFHCVSDIVGDSLALAREAQTVDADVIMLAGVHFMAETAKLLNPAKTVLVPDLRAGCSLAESITAQDVRDLRSQHPGVPVVTYVNTSAAVKAESDICCTSGNAVRVIESLGVDRVIMIPDEFLAQNIARQTGVEVITWAGHCEVHERFTPQDIRQLRVDHPDAVVLAHPECPPDVVAEADTSGSTAQMLDFVVTRRPSTVALITECSMSDNIAAQHPEIDFVRPCNLCPHMKRSSLAKIRAGLESLTHEVTIEPDVADRARRAVERMLAV, encoded by the coding sequence ATGACCGAGACCATGAGCCGTGCCGGGGGCACCGGCCTCCCCGACCTGATGGAGCGCACCGCCGCCCTGTATGACCGGGTCCGCCACGTGATCCCGGAGGTGGAGTGGGCCGTCCACGCGGCGGACGTCGAGGCCATCCTCGACCTCAAGCGGGAACGCAACGCGGTGATTCTGGCGCACAACTACCAGACCCCGGAGATCTTCCACTGCGTCTCGGACATCGTGGGCGACTCGCTGGCCCTGGCGCGGGAGGCCCAGACGGTCGACGCCGACGTCATCATGCTCGCCGGCGTGCACTTCATGGCCGAGACCGCCAAGCTCCTGAACCCGGCCAAGACAGTGCTGGTCCCCGACCTCCGGGCGGGGTGCTCCCTGGCGGAGTCGATCACAGCTCAGGACGTGCGGGACCTGCGCAGCCAGCACCCGGGTGTCCCGGTGGTCACCTACGTCAACACCTCGGCGGCGGTGAAGGCCGAGAGCGATATCTGCTGCACCTCGGGCAACGCGGTGCGGGTGATCGAGTCCCTCGGGGTCGACCGGGTGATCATGATCCCGGACGAGTTCCTGGCCCAGAACATCGCCCGCCAGACCGGGGTCGAGGTGATCACCTGGGCGGGCCACTGCGAGGTCCACGAGCGGTTCACCCCGCAGGACATCCGACAACTACGGGTCGACCACCCCGACGCCGTGGTCCTGGCACACCCCGAGTGCCCGCCCGACGTCGTGGCCGAGGCGGACACCTCCGGGTCGACCGCCCAGATGCTCGACTTCGTGGTCACCCGGCGCCCGAGCACCGTGGCACTGATCACCGAGTGCTCGATGAGCGACAACATCGCCGCCCAGCACCCGGAGATCGACTTCGTCCGGCCGTGCAACCTGTGCCCGCACATGAAGCGCAGCAGCCTGGCCAAGATCCGCGCCGGGCTGGAGTCGCTGACCCACGAGGTCACGATCGAGCCGGACGTGGCGGACCGGGCACGCCGCGCGGTAGAACGGATGTTGGCCGTATGA
- the pyrH gene encoding UMP kinase, translating to MTASISMPEEAVITHPAESPVRPDEGNHPGTRRVLLKLSGEAFGGGKVGLDPDVVRGIARQIATVAREGVQIAVVVGGGNFFRGAQLQQRGMERSRADYMGMLGTVMNCLALQDFLEHEGVETRVQTAITMGQVAEPYIPRRAIRHMEKGRVVIFGAGAGMPYFSTDTVSAQRALEIKCDAVLMSKHGVDGVYTADPRTDPEARKLETLTYADALSRNLKVVDAAAFSLCMENDLPMLVFGMDGEDSIARAVRGEKIGTLVTAE from the coding sequence GTGACCGCCAGTATCTCCATGCCCGAGGAGGCCGTCATCACACACCCCGCCGAATCCCCGGTCCGACCCGACGAGGGCAACCACCCCGGCACCCGCCGCGTCCTGCTGAAGCTCTCCGGCGAGGCCTTCGGCGGCGGCAAGGTCGGCCTGGACCCCGACGTGGTCCGCGGGATCGCCCGGCAGATCGCGACCGTGGCCCGGGAGGGTGTCCAGATCGCCGTCGTCGTCGGAGGGGGCAACTTCTTCCGCGGGGCACAGCTGCAGCAGCGCGGGATGGAGCGGTCCCGCGCCGACTACATGGGCATGCTCGGCACCGTCATGAACTGCCTGGCGCTGCAGGACTTCCTGGAGCACGAGGGGGTCGAGACCCGCGTGCAGACCGCGATCACGATGGGCCAGGTGGCCGAGCCCTACATCCCGCGGCGCGCCATCCGGCACATGGAGAAGGGGCGCGTGGTGATCTTCGGGGCTGGCGCCGGGATGCCCTACTTCTCCACCGACACCGTCTCGGCCCAGCGGGCGCTGGAGATCAAGTGCGACGCCGTCCTGATGAGCAAGCACGGCGTCGACGGGGTCTACACGGCCGACCCCCGGACCGACCCCGAGGCCCGCAAGCTCGAGACCCTCACCTACGCCGACGCGCTGTCCCGCAACCTGAAGGTGGTCGACGCGGCCGCGTTCAGCCTGTGCATGGAGAACGACCTGCCGATGCTGGTCTTCGGGATGGACGGCGAGGACAGCATCGCCCGCGCCGTGCGGGGTGAGAAGATCGGCACGTTGGTCACCGCCGAATGA
- a CDS encoding SAM-dependent methyltransferase: MTTQTLDLEKVGAFAERVGGMLAGGATAAMMVVGDRTGLYAALAAGGPLTSAQLAGATGTAERYVREWLAQQAAVGFVSYDPADTTFTLPPEHAAVLASEESPASMIGAAPQISGMHRRTDQLVEAFRTGAGIPWGEQDPATFEGTERFFRVGYRNSLVGEWIPALGGVQAKLEAGARVLDVGCGHGAPLLLLAGAFPASRFVGYDRHPASVETARQRATEEGVADRVRFEANDCHGYPDRGVDVITFFDAFHDLGDPVGAAAHARRSLAPDGTLVLVEPRSEDDLAANLTSVPMAAIGYAASTFLCTANSLSQPVGRALGALAGEAALREVLTEAGFGVVRRATENDFHMVIEARP; this comes from the coding sequence GTGACTACGCAGACACTGGATCTTGAGAAGGTCGGCGCGTTCGCCGAGCGGGTCGGCGGCATGCTGGCCGGTGGGGCGACCGCCGCCATGATGGTCGTCGGGGACCGGACCGGGCTGTATGCCGCCCTCGCCGCGGGCGGGCCGCTCACCTCGGCCCAGCTCGCTGGGGCGACCGGTACCGCCGAACGGTATGTACGTGAGTGGTTGGCCCAGCAGGCGGCGGTCGGGTTCGTGAGTTACGACCCGGCCGACACGACCTTCACCCTCCCCCCGGAGCACGCCGCGGTGTTGGCTTCGGAGGAGTCACCTGCATCGATGATCGGGGCGGCACCGCAGATCAGCGGGATGCACCGACGCACGGACCAACTCGTCGAGGCGTTCCGCACCGGTGCCGGCATCCCGTGGGGCGAGCAGGACCCCGCCACCTTCGAGGGCACCGAAAGGTTCTTCCGGGTGGGCTACCGCAACAGCCTCGTCGGGGAGTGGATCCCCGCGCTTGGGGGTGTGCAGGCCAAGCTGGAGGCTGGGGCGCGGGTGCTGGATGTCGGCTGCGGACACGGGGCTCCACTGCTGCTGCTGGCCGGGGCGTTTCCTGCGTCGCGCTTCGTCGGATACGACAGGCACCCGGCGTCCGTGGAGACCGCCAGGCAGCGGGCGACGGAAGAGGGTGTGGCCGACCGGGTCCGGTTCGAGGCGAACGACTGCCATGGATACCCGGACCGAGGGGTCGACGTCATTACCTTCTTCGACGCCTTCCACGATCTCGGTGATCCGGTGGGCGCGGCCGCACATGCCCGGCGCTCGCTGGCCCCCGACGGCACGTTGGTGCTCGTCGAGCCTCGGTCCGAGGACGACCTGGCCGCCAACCTGACCTCGGTCCCGATGGCCGCCATTGGGTACGCCGCCTCGACCTTCCTGTGCACGGCCAACTCGCTGTCGCAACCCGTGGGCCGTGCGCTCGGCGCACTGGCCGGCGAGGCGGCCCTGCGCGAGGTGCTCACGGAGGCAGGGTTCGGCGTGGTCCGCCGCGCCACCGAGAACGACTTCCACATGGTCATCGAGGCCCGGCCCTAA
- a CDS encoding L-aspartate oxidase, with amino-acid sequence MTARTHLPLDAGPVIVGAGLAGLVAALELAPLPCTVVTTGEVGTLAASARAQGGLAAALGPGDSPEQHAADTLAAGAGLCDPVVVRRVTDAAEGVVDLLAGLGARFDRTPEGAYRLGLEGAHGRSRIVHAGGDGSGAEILRAVAEAVRHTLSITVLPHTTARDVVVHDGAVVGLVVEDAGATRRIATDRVVLATGGAGGLWQHTTNPTGALGGGLVLAARAGALLRDLEMVQFHPTALDVGTDPMPLLSEAVRGAGAVLVDAGGAPLLPDSLAARDVVARAVYARTQRGQGVFLDARGELALRLVEQFPAFGGACHAGGIDPVTDLVPVRAAAHYHCGGVAVDERGRSTVPGLWACGEVASTGLHGANRLASNSLLEAVVLGRAVAADLREGERSPGAPPRPRSSPPPDGPHPAASRWTPATGQGDLTAIRTLMERAVGVVRDGPDLGAASERLRDIAARTPAGRVHDAAVAALMISASALARTESRGGHARADYPDTDATPRHTDIRLTDVLGPVGPDIARSA; translated from the coding sequence ATGACCGCCCGGACGCACCTGCCCCTGGACGCCGGGCCGGTCATCGTGGGAGCGGGGCTCGCCGGACTGGTCGCGGCCCTGGAGCTCGCACCGCTGCCCTGCACCGTCGTGACCACGGGCGAGGTCGGGACCCTGGCGGCCAGCGCCCGTGCCCAGGGCGGTCTCGCGGCCGCCCTCGGTCCGGGTGACTCCCCCGAGCAGCACGCCGCCGACACGCTGGCCGCGGGCGCCGGCCTGTGCGACCCCGTGGTGGTGCGACGCGTCACCGACGCCGCCGAGGGCGTCGTGGATCTGCTCGCCGGACTGGGCGCCCGGTTCGACCGCACCCCGGAGGGGGCCTACCGCCTGGGGCTGGAAGGTGCCCACGGCCGGAGCCGGATCGTGCACGCCGGTGGCGACGGCAGCGGCGCCGAGATCCTCCGCGCCGTCGCGGAGGCGGTCCGGCACACCCTCTCGATCACGGTGCTCCCCCACACGACGGCCCGGGACGTCGTCGTGCACGACGGTGCGGTGGTCGGCCTGGTCGTGGAGGACGCCGGGGCGACGCGCCGGATCGCCACCGATCGGGTGGTGCTGGCCACCGGCGGCGCCGGCGGCCTGTGGCAGCACACCACCAACCCCACGGGCGCCCTCGGTGGCGGGCTCGTCCTGGCCGCCCGTGCCGGTGCCCTCCTCCGCGACCTGGAGATGGTCCAGTTCCACCCCACGGCACTCGACGTGGGCACTGACCCCATGCCGCTGCTGAGCGAGGCCGTGCGGGGTGCGGGCGCCGTCCTCGTCGACGCCGGTGGTGCCCCGCTGCTGCCGGACAGCCTCGCCGCACGGGACGTCGTGGCCCGGGCGGTGTATGCCAGGACCCAGCGCGGGCAGGGCGTCTTCCTCGACGCCCGGGGCGAACTCGCCCTTCGGCTGGTCGAGCAGTTCCCGGCGTTCGGCGGCGCCTGTCACGCCGGCGGTATCGACCCGGTGACGGACCTGGTCCCGGTCAGGGCGGCGGCGCACTACCACTGCGGCGGGGTGGCCGTGGACGAGCGGGGCCGGAGCACCGTCCCCGGGCTCTGGGCCTGCGGAGAGGTCGCCAGCACCGGGCTGCACGGGGCCAACCGCCTGGCCAGCAACTCGCTGCTCGAGGCCGTCGTCCTGGGCCGCGCCGTCGCGGCCGACCTGCGCGAGGGCGAACGCTCCCCCGGTGCGCCCCCGCGACCGCGGTCGTCCCCACCCCCGGACGGGCCTCACCCGGCGGCGAGCCGGTGGACTCCCGCCACCGGGCAGGGTGACCTGACCGCCATCCGGACCCTGATGGAGCGCGCGGTCGGGGTGGTCCGCGACGGGCCCGACCTGGGTGCGGCCAGCGAGCGCCTACGGGACATCGCGGCCCGCACCCCCGCGGGACGGGTCCACGACGCGGCCGTCGCCGCGCTCATGATCAGCGCGTCTGCCCTGGCTCGCACCGAGAGCCGGGGTGGCCACGCCCGGGCCGACTACCCGGACACGGATGCCACCCCCCGACATACCGACATCCGGCTGACCGACGTCCTCGGACCGGTCGGCCCCGACATCGCCAGGAGCGCCTGA
- the tsf gene encoding translation elongation factor Ts, translating into MANYTAADIKALREQTGAGMMDVKKALDEADGDSTKAAEILRVKGLKGVTKREGRSASNGLVAAHVDGGTGTLLEINCETDFVAKGEKFGALADKVLAQAVAVGATDAESLLASELDGQKVSDVIDAANAAIGEKIEIRRVARLEGANVVSYLHKTSPDLPAQIGVLISTEGGDEQLARDIAMHVAAFSPTVLTRDEVDSTTVENERRIAEETAREEGKPEQALPKIIEGRVNGFFKENVLLDQPFAKDPKKSVAQVAQDGGAQVQAFARFKVGV; encoded by the coding sequence ATGGCGAACTACACCGCCGCCGACATCAAGGCCCTGCGCGAGCAGACCGGTGCCGGCATGATGGATGTCAAGAAGGCACTGGACGAGGCCGACGGCGACAGCACCAAGGCCGCCGAGATCCTGCGCGTCAAGGGCCTGAAGGGCGTCACCAAGCGTGAAGGCCGCTCGGCCTCCAACGGCCTGGTGGCCGCCCACGTCGACGGTGGCACCGGCACCCTGCTCGAGATCAACTGCGAGACCGACTTCGTCGCCAAGGGCGAGAAGTTCGGCGCGCTGGCCGACAAGGTCCTGGCCCAGGCCGTGGCCGTCGGCGCCACCGACGCCGAGAGCCTGCTGGCCTCCGAGCTGGACGGCCAGAAGGTCAGCGACGTGATCGACGCGGCCAACGCGGCCATCGGCGAGAAGATCGAGATCCGCCGCGTGGCCCGGCTCGAGGGCGCGAACGTCGTGTCCTACCTGCACAAGACCAGCCCCGACCTGCCGGCGCAGATCGGTGTGCTGATCTCCACCGAGGGCGGCGACGAGCAGCTCGCCCGCGACATCGCCATGCACGTGGCCGCGTTCAGCCCCACGGTGCTGACCCGCGACGAGGTCGACAGCACGACGGTGGAGAACGAGCGCCGCATCGCCGAGGAGACCGCTCGCGAGGAGGGCAAGCCCGAGCAGGCGCTGCCCAAGATCATCGAGGGTCGGGTCAACGGCTTCTTCAAGGAGAACGTGCTGCTCGACCAGCCGTTCGCCAAGGACCCGAAGAAGTCCGTGGCCCAGGTCGCCCAGGACGGCGGCGCGCAGGTGCAGGCCTTCGCCCGCTTCAAGGTCGGCGTCTGA
- a CDS encoding phosphatidate cytidylyltransferase, translating to MTPPAASSRRAFQAQRRAQGGNPSPSRAGRNLPAAIGVGVGLGALVIATLVIWKPAFLILVTAAIVLGAVEMIGALTQGRIHVPYVPTLLGTALIVPVAYYAGPEGLVLGFVLASIGILLWRAVDGLEGALKDVAGGVFVLTYLPVMAGIAMLMLAAEDGVGRILTFAIVTVVSDIGGYAVGVVAGRHPMAPSISPKKSWEGFAGSVSSCLVAGALTVPLLLDGPVWAGLLLGACVACFATMGDLSESTIKRDLGIKDMGNLLPGHGGVMDRLDSLLVTAPVCWLLLGVLVPVVTVHG from the coding sequence GTGACCCCGCCTGCGGCCTCCTCGCGCCGCGCATTCCAGGCCCAGCGAAGGGCCCAAGGGGGCAACCCCTCGCCTTCCCGGGCCGGCCGCAACCTGCCGGCCGCCATCGGGGTCGGGGTCGGGCTGGGAGCGCTGGTCATCGCGACCCTGGTGATCTGGAAGCCGGCCTTCCTCATCCTGGTGACCGCCGCGATCGTCCTCGGTGCCGTCGAGATGATCGGCGCGCTGACCCAGGGGCGGATCCACGTCCCGTACGTGCCGACGCTGCTGGGCACCGCGCTGATCGTGCCGGTCGCCTACTACGCGGGGCCCGAGGGGCTGGTGCTCGGGTTCGTCCTGGCCAGCATCGGCATCCTGCTGTGGCGGGCCGTCGACGGGCTGGAGGGCGCACTCAAGGATGTCGCCGGTGGGGTCTTCGTGCTCACCTACCTGCCGGTGATGGCGGGGATCGCGATGCTGATGCTCGCCGCCGAGGACGGGGTGGGGCGCATCCTGACCTTCGCGATCGTCACCGTGGTCAGCGACATCGGGGGGTATGCCGTGGGCGTGGTCGCGGGGCGCCACCCGATGGCGCCCTCGATCAGCCCGAAGAAGTCCTGGGAGGGCTTCGCCGGGTCGGTTTCCAGCTGCCTGGTCGCCGGGGCCCTGACGGTGCCGCTCCTGCTGGACGGGCCGGTGTGGGCAGGGCTGCTGCTGGGGGCGTGCGTGGCGTGCTTCGCCACCATGGGCGACCTGTCGGAGTCGACCATCAAGCGTGACCTGGGCATCAAGGACATGGGCAACCTGCTGCCCGGCCACGGCGGCGTCATGGACCGGCTGGACTCCCTGCTGGTCACGGCGCCGGTCTGTTGGTTGCTGCTGGGTGTCCTCGTCCCGGTGGTTACGGTGCACGGGTGA
- the nadC gene encoding carboxylating nicotinate-nucleotide diphosphorylase produces MLHTPLPDALLEPVVRGALAEDLGRAGDLTTESVVPADATAEFVLTARQEGVIAGLDTARIALALTDHRIGFEPLVHDGQRVAPSMPVARIAGPARGILTGERVALNFLGHLSGVATATAQLADAIAHTRTRVCCTRKTTPGLRALEKYAVRCGGGVNHRFGLDDAVLVKDNHIAVAGSVTEAVRRVRDRVGHLVSVEVEVDSLEQLAELLQDPVDAVLLDNMDAATTARAVRMVGGAMVTEASGTVTAATAPALAEAGVDLVSAGWITHSAPVLDLGLDHPGG; encoded by the coding sequence ATGCTGCACACGCCCCTTCCCGACGCCCTGCTCGAGCCCGTGGTCCGCGGTGCCCTCGCCGAGGACCTCGGTCGCGCCGGGGACCTGACCACCGAGTCGGTCGTCCCCGCCGACGCGACGGCCGAGTTCGTGCTCACCGCCAGGCAGGAGGGCGTGATCGCCGGGCTGGACACCGCCCGCATCGCGCTCGCACTGACCGATCACCGGATCGGGTTCGAGCCGCTGGTCCACGACGGGCAGCGGGTGGCACCCAGCATGCCGGTCGCCCGGATCGCCGGGCCGGCGCGCGGCATTCTCACCGGCGAACGGGTCGCCCTGAACTTCCTGGGACACCTCAGCGGCGTCGCGACCGCCACCGCGCAGCTCGCCGACGCGATCGCGCACACCCGCACGCGGGTCTGTTGCACCCGCAAGACCACGCCGGGGCTGCGCGCGCTGGAGAAGTATGCCGTCCGCTGCGGCGGCGGGGTGAACCACCGGTTCGGCCTGGACGACGCGGTGCTCGTCAAGGACAACCACATCGCCGTCGCCGGCTCGGTCACCGAGGCCGTCCGACGGGTCCGGGACCGGGTCGGGCACCTGGTGTCCGTGGAGGTCGAGGTGGACTCCCTGGAGCAGCTCGCCGAGTTGCTGCAGGACCCGGTGGACGCCGTCCTGCTGGACAACATGGACGCCGCGACCACGGCCCGGGCGGTCCGCATGGTGGGTGGGGCGATGGTCACCGAGGCGTCCGGCACGGTGACGGCGGCCACCGCCCCGGCACTGGCCGAGGCGGGGGTCGACCTGGTGTCGGCCGGCTGGATCACGCACAGCGCCCCGGTCCTGGACCTCGGGCTGGACCACCCGGGCGGCTGA
- a CDS encoding NUDIX hydrolase, producing MGSERVGTELVAVIAAVTDGTPVVLTTDGGRDRLPAGPLRSDHRSMQAGLSAWVEQQTGHRLGYVEQLYTFADPDRSGSAGKVISVSYLGLTTVAAPGPEWRGWYDFFPWEDRRDAGGSAGTEPDATAPLVAALQDWSTAVTGAERERRALRRTVCFGLEGRPWRPELALQRYELLYEAGLIPESGRAEPLPGSGEPMPLDHRRILATGIARLRAKIQYHPVVFELMPDTFTLGRLQATVEALAGQPLHKQNFRRLVTHQDLVEATGETDSDTGGRPARLYRFRREVLDERHVAGTKLPEPRTR from the coding sequence GTGGGCAGTGAACGGGTAGGCACGGAACTGGTGGCCGTCATCGCCGCCGTCACCGACGGCACACCCGTGGTGCTCACGACGGACGGCGGCCGGGACCGGCTCCCGGCGGGCCCCCTCCGGTCGGACCATCGGTCGATGCAGGCGGGGCTGAGCGCGTGGGTGGAGCAGCAGACCGGTCACCGCCTGGGCTACGTCGAGCAGCTCTACACCTTCGCCGACCCCGATCGGTCCGGCTCCGCGGGCAAGGTGATCTCCGTCTCCTACCTCGGCCTGACCACCGTCGCCGCCCCCGGCCCGGAGTGGCGGGGTTGGTACGACTTCTTCCCCTGGGAGGACCGCCGGGACGCCGGAGGGTCCGCCGGGACCGAGCCCGACGCGACGGCCCCCCTCGTGGCGGCGCTGCAGGACTGGTCGACGGCTGTGACGGGTGCCGAGCGGGAGCGCCGGGCGCTGCGCCGCACGGTGTGCTTCGGCCTGGAGGGGCGCCCCTGGCGGCCGGAGCTGGCCCTCCAGCGCTACGAACTGCTCTACGAGGCCGGGCTGATCCCCGAGAGCGGCCGGGCCGAGCCCCTGCCCGGCTCCGGGGAGCCGATGCCCCTGGACCACCGGCGGATCCTGGCCACCGGGATCGCGCGGCTGCGCGCCAAGATCCAGTACCACCCGGTGGTCTTCGAGCTGATGCCGGACACGTTCACCCTCGGCCGCCTCCAGGCCACGGTCGAGGCGCTGGCCGGCCAACCCCTGCACAAGCAGAACTTCCGGCGGCTGGTGACGCACCAGGACCTGGTCGAGGCGACCGGCGAGACCGACTCCGACACCGGCGGTCGGCCCGCCAGGTTGTACCGCTTCCGGCGCGAGGTCCTCGACGAACGCCACGTCGCCGGCACCAAGTTGCCCGAACCGCGCACCCGCTGA
- the frr gene encoding ribosome recycling factor: MSDTTEMALLEGEEKMAKAVEVAREDMASIRTGRAHPSMFSKLLVDYYGAPTPLQQLASFQVQDARTVLIQPFDRGAMSEIEKALRESDLGVNPGNDGNVIRIVMPQLTEERRRDYIKLARSKGEEAKVSVRNVRRHTKDVVDKAVKDGDIGEDEGSRAEKELEALTKKHVDAIDELLKNKEAELLEV; the protein is encoded by the coding sequence ATGTCCGACACCACTGAGATGGCCCTGCTGGAGGGCGAGGAGAAGATGGCCAAGGCCGTCGAGGTCGCCCGCGAGGACATGGCCAGCATCCGCACCGGCCGAGCCCACCCGAGCATGTTCAGCAAGCTGCTGGTGGACTACTACGGCGCGCCGACCCCGCTGCAGCAGCTGGCCTCCTTCCAGGTGCAGGACGCCCGCACGGTCCTCATCCAGCCGTTCGACCGCGGGGCGATGTCCGAGATCGAGAAGGCGCTGCGCGAGTCCGACCTGGGGGTCAACCCGGGCAACGACGGCAACGTCATCCGGATCGTGATGCCGCAGCTCACCGAGGAGCGTCGCCGCGACTACATCAAGTTGGCCCGCAGCAAGGGCGAGGAGGCCAAGGTCTCCGTCCGGAACGTGCGCCGCCATACCAAGGACGTGGTCGACAAGGCCGTCAAGGACGGCGACATCGGCGAGGACGAGGGCAGCCGCGCCGAGAAGGAGCTCGAGGCGCTCACCAAGAAGCACGTGGACGCGATCGACGAACTGCTCAAGAACAAGGAAGCCGAACTGCTGGAGGTCTGA
- a CDS encoding pyridoxal phosphate-dependent aminotransferase, giving the protein MTQRALQFDAVNLGQGFPDTDAPPEVLQAAKDAIDGGLNQYPPAPGMPVLRRAIADHQRRFYGLEVDPDTEVLVTVGATEAIAATVLALCEPGDEVVTFEPYFDSYAATVALAGATRRTVRLRFPDLSIDEEELRAAFSDRTRMVLLNSPHNPTGKVFSREEIELVGRLAAEHGAWLVSDEVYEHMAFDGLQHIPPATLPGLAERTITISSGGKTFSATGWKVGWLHGPAEVVTAIKGVKQFLTFVASGPFQPAIALGLELPDEFFTGLADSMEHKRDVLVEALTGVGLEVAPCHGTYFAIADVAPLGATDAVDFCRRMPEEIGVVGVPVSVFCDDKESVKTLVRFAFCKQEEVLQEAARRLGRLAGRAG; this is encoded by the coding sequence ATGACCCAGCGGGCCCTGCAGTTCGACGCCGTCAACCTGGGCCAGGGCTTCCCCGACACCGATGCCCCGCCGGAGGTGCTCCAGGCGGCCAAGGACGCCATCGACGGCGGGCTCAACCAGTACCCACCGGCGCCCGGCATGCCGGTGCTGCGCCGCGCGATCGCCGACCACCAGCGGCGCTTCTACGGTCTGGAGGTCGACCCGGACACCGAGGTCCTCGTCACCGTGGGTGCGACGGAGGCGATCGCGGCGACCGTCCTGGCGCTGTGCGAGCCGGGTGACGAGGTGGTCACCTTCGAGCCCTACTTCGACTCGTACGCCGCGACCGTCGCCCTGGCCGGTGCCACCCGTCGCACCGTCCGGCTGCGGTTCCCCGACCTGTCCATCGACGAGGAGGAGCTGCGGGCCGCGTTCTCCGACCGCACCCGGATGGTGCTGCTGAACTCGCCGCACAACCCGACCGGCAAGGTGTTCTCTCGCGAGGAGATCGAACTGGTCGGGCGGCTCGCCGCCGAGCACGGCGCCTGGCTGGTCAGCGACGAGGTCTACGAGCACATGGCCTTCGACGGCCTGCAGCACATCCCGCCGGCGACGCTGCCGGGGTTGGCCGAGCGCACCATCACGATCTCCTCGGGCGGCAAGACCTTCTCGGCCACCGGGTGGAAGGTCGGCTGGCTGCACGGACCGGCCGAGGTGGTCACGGCGATCAAGGGGGTCAAGCAGTTCCTGACCTTCGTCGCGAGCGGACCGTTCCAGCCCGCCATCGCCCTGGGGCTCGAGCTGCCGGACGAGTTCTTCACCGGGCTCGCCGACTCGATGGAGCACAAGCGGGACGTCCTGGTCGAGGCGCTCACCGGCGTGGGCCTGGAGGTGGCCCCGTGCCACGGGACCTACTTCGCGATCGCCGACGTCGCCCCGCTCGGAGCGACCGACGCGGTGGACTTCTGCCGCCGGATGCCCGAGGAGATCGGGGTCGTGGGGGTGCCCGTGTCAGTCTTCTGCGACGACAAGGAGTCGGTGAAGACCCTGGTCCGGTTCGCCTTCTGCAAGCAGGAAGAGGTCCTCCAGGAGGCCGCCAGGCGCCTGGGCCGCCTCGCCGGACGAGCCGGCTGA